The Micropterus dolomieu isolate WLL.071019.BEF.003 ecotype Adirondacks linkage group LG22, ASM2129224v1, whole genome shotgun sequence genome contains a region encoding:
- the si:ch73-62b13.1 gene encoding carbohydrate sulfotransferase 1-like isoform X1 — translation MRRKISKCANDFSSQLLKVRLRYSMREGCRARGGGRMECSWKTVLLLVCASLGVQYTAIRTLRDSLSGPCQGAYRCQTRHHRDSRWRALCEDSWMLDESPRKHILLFATTRSGSSFTGQLLNQHPGIFYVFEPLYHVQQAFTNSSSRLRRTLDRRALLGAYRDLLLNLYTCDLHFMENYIRPEPQDHVTNSFFRRSSSHALCSRPVCMEGGDVAASDPPDETWCPKKCGALNLTLASMSCLSRGHVAIKTVRVPEVGDLRTLTEDPRLDLKIIHLVRDPRAILASRMMAFSDQFRAWKIWNVTGRQPRYVDLSQITSTCKDMVASAETGLQRPAWLRGRYLLVRYEDLAFNPKDKATEIYRFMGLEMEDSVRMWIAKNTNSNASSPSEWNYRYSTTRDSRATAESWRLRLGFDIVRTVQNLCNDTLALLGYKQVHSATELRNLSQSLVEHRTFQPVTW, via the exons atgaggaggaaaaTCAGTAAATGTGCCAACGATTTCTCCTCACAGCTACTTAAAGTGCGCCTGCGGTACTCAATG CGTGAAGGATGTAGAGCCAGAGGGGGGGGCAGGATGGAGTGCTCCTGGAAGACGGTGCTGCTGCTGGTCTGTGCGTCTCTGGGGGTCCAGTACACGGCCATCCGCACCCTGAGGGACTCGCTGTCTGGACCCTGTCAGGGAGCTTACCGCTGCCAGACCAGACACCACAGAG ACTCCAGGTGGAGAGCTTTGTGCGAAGACAGTTGGATGCTGGACGAGTCGCCTCGCAAGCACATCCTGCTGTTTGCCACCACGCGCAGCGGCTCCTCCTTCACCGGGCAGCTCCTCAACCAGCACCCAGGGATATTCTATGTGTTTGAACCTCTCTATCATGTCCAGCAGGCCTTCACCAACTCCAGCAGCAGGCTGCGTCGCACCCTGGATCGCAGGGCCTTACTCGGAGCATACAGGGACCTCCTCCTCAATCTGTACACCTGTGACCTTCACTTCATGGAGAATTACATCCGTCCAGAGCCCCAGGACCATGTCACAAACTCCTTCTTCCGCAGAAGCTCCAGCCACGCCCTTTGTTCCCGTCCCGTGTGCATGGAAGGAGGAGATGTAGCGGCGTCCGATCCGCCTGATGAAACCTGGTGTCCTAAGAAGTGTGGGGCCCTCAACCTCACCTTAGCCTCTATGTCATGTCTGTCAAGAGGACACGTAGCCATAAAGACTGTGCGGGTCCCTGAGGTGGGGGACCTGCGGACCCTGACAGAAGATCCACGTCTGGACCTGAAGATCATTCACCTGGTGAGAGACCCCAGAGCCATCCTTGCCTCACGCATGATGGCATTTTCAGACCAGTTCCGTGCCTGGAAAATATGGAACGTGACAGGACGGCAGCCTCGATATGTGGACCTGTCGCAGATCACCAGCACCTGTAAGGACATGGTGGCCTCTGCAGAAACAGGCCTGCAAAGACCGGCATGGCTGCGGGGACGCTACCTGCTGGTGCGGTACGAGGACCTGGCGTTCAACCCGAAGGACAAGGCCACTGAGATCTATAGATTTATGGGGCTGGAGATGGAGGACAGTGTGAGGATGTGGATTGCAAAGAACACCAACAGTAACGCTTCGTCTCCGTCTGAGTGGAACTACAGGTACTCCACCACAAGAGACTCCAGAGCCACAGCAGAGAGCTGGAGGCTACGTCTCGGATTTGACATTGTGAGGACTGTGCAGAATCTGTGCAATGACACTCTGGCTCTTCTGGGATACAAGCAGGTTCACTCTGCAACTGAACTCAGAAACTTGTCCCAGAGTTTGGTGGAACACAGAACCTTTCAACCAGTCACATGGTAG
- the si:ch73-62b13.1 gene encoding carbohydrate sulfotransferase 1-like isoform X3, which produces MECSWKTVLLLVCASLGVQYTAIRTLRDSLSGPCQGAYRCQTRHHRDSRWRALCEDSWMLDESPRKHILLFATTRSGSSFTGQLLNQHPGIFYVFEPLYHVQQAFTNSSSRLRRTLDRRALLGAYRDLLLNLYTCDLHFMENYIRPEPQDHVTNSFFRRSSSHALCSRPVCMEGGDVAASDPPDETWCPKKCGALNLTLASMSCLSRGHVAIKTVRVPEVGDLRTLTEDPRLDLKIIHLVRDPRAILASRMMAFSDQFRAWKIWNVTGRQPRYVDLSQITSTCKDMVASAETGLQRPAWLRGRYLLVRYEDLAFNPKDKATEIYRFMGLEMEDSVRMWIAKNTNSNASSPSEWNYRYSTTRDSRATAESWRLRLGFDIVRTVQNLCNDTLALLGYKQVHSATELRNLSQSLVEHRTFQPVTW; this is translated from the exons ATGGAGTGCTCCTGGAAGACGGTGCTGCTGCTGGTCTGTGCGTCTCTGGGGGTCCAGTACACGGCCATCCGCACCCTGAGGGACTCGCTGTCTGGACCCTGTCAGGGAGCTTACCGCTGCCAGACCAGACACCACAGAG ACTCCAGGTGGAGAGCTTTGTGCGAAGACAGTTGGATGCTGGACGAGTCGCCTCGCAAGCACATCCTGCTGTTTGCCACCACGCGCAGCGGCTCCTCCTTCACCGGGCAGCTCCTCAACCAGCACCCAGGGATATTCTATGTGTTTGAACCTCTCTATCATGTCCAGCAGGCCTTCACCAACTCCAGCAGCAGGCTGCGTCGCACCCTGGATCGCAGGGCCTTACTCGGAGCATACAGGGACCTCCTCCTCAATCTGTACACCTGTGACCTTCACTTCATGGAGAATTACATCCGTCCAGAGCCCCAGGACCATGTCACAAACTCCTTCTTCCGCAGAAGCTCCAGCCACGCCCTTTGTTCCCGTCCCGTGTGCATGGAAGGAGGAGATGTAGCGGCGTCCGATCCGCCTGATGAAACCTGGTGTCCTAAGAAGTGTGGGGCCCTCAACCTCACCTTAGCCTCTATGTCATGTCTGTCAAGAGGACACGTAGCCATAAAGACTGTGCGGGTCCCTGAGGTGGGGGACCTGCGGACCCTGACAGAAGATCCACGTCTGGACCTGAAGATCATTCACCTGGTGAGAGACCCCAGAGCCATCCTTGCCTCACGCATGATGGCATTTTCAGACCAGTTCCGTGCCTGGAAAATATGGAACGTGACAGGACGGCAGCCTCGATATGTGGACCTGTCGCAGATCACCAGCACCTGTAAGGACATGGTGGCCTCTGCAGAAACAGGCCTGCAAAGACCGGCATGGCTGCGGGGACGCTACCTGCTGGTGCGGTACGAGGACCTGGCGTTCAACCCGAAGGACAAGGCCACTGAGATCTATAGATTTATGGGGCTGGAGATGGAGGACAGTGTGAGGATGTGGATTGCAAAGAACACCAACAGTAACGCTTCGTCTCCGTCTGAGTGGAACTACAGGTACTCCACCACAAGAGACTCCAGAGCCACAGCAGAGAGCTGGAGGCTACGTCTCGGATTTGACATTGTGAGGACTGTGCAGAATCTGTGCAATGACACTCTGGCTCTTCTGGGATACAAGCAGGTTCACTCTGCAACTGAACTCAGAAACTTGTCCCAGAGTTTGGTGGAACACAGAACCTTTCAACCAGTCACATGGTAG
- the si:ch73-62b13.1 gene encoding carbohydrate sulfotransferase 1-like isoform X2, whose product MREGCRARGGGRMECSWKTVLLLVCASLGVQYTAIRTLRDSLSGPCQGAYRCQTRHHRDSRWRALCEDSWMLDESPRKHILLFATTRSGSSFTGQLLNQHPGIFYVFEPLYHVQQAFTNSSSRLRRTLDRRALLGAYRDLLLNLYTCDLHFMENYIRPEPQDHVTNSFFRRSSSHALCSRPVCMEGGDVAASDPPDETWCPKKCGALNLTLASMSCLSRGHVAIKTVRVPEVGDLRTLTEDPRLDLKIIHLVRDPRAILASRMMAFSDQFRAWKIWNVTGRQPRYVDLSQITSTCKDMVASAETGLQRPAWLRGRYLLVRYEDLAFNPKDKATEIYRFMGLEMEDSVRMWIAKNTNSNASSPSEWNYRYSTTRDSRATAESWRLRLGFDIVRTVQNLCNDTLALLGYKQVHSATELRNLSQSLVEHRTFQPVTW is encoded by the exons ATG CGTGAAGGATGTAGAGCCAGAGGGGGGGGCAGGATGGAGTGCTCCTGGAAGACGGTGCTGCTGCTGGTCTGTGCGTCTCTGGGGGTCCAGTACACGGCCATCCGCACCCTGAGGGACTCGCTGTCTGGACCCTGTCAGGGAGCTTACCGCTGCCAGACCAGACACCACAGAG ACTCCAGGTGGAGAGCTTTGTGCGAAGACAGTTGGATGCTGGACGAGTCGCCTCGCAAGCACATCCTGCTGTTTGCCACCACGCGCAGCGGCTCCTCCTTCACCGGGCAGCTCCTCAACCAGCACCCAGGGATATTCTATGTGTTTGAACCTCTCTATCATGTCCAGCAGGCCTTCACCAACTCCAGCAGCAGGCTGCGTCGCACCCTGGATCGCAGGGCCTTACTCGGAGCATACAGGGACCTCCTCCTCAATCTGTACACCTGTGACCTTCACTTCATGGAGAATTACATCCGTCCAGAGCCCCAGGACCATGTCACAAACTCCTTCTTCCGCAGAAGCTCCAGCCACGCCCTTTGTTCCCGTCCCGTGTGCATGGAAGGAGGAGATGTAGCGGCGTCCGATCCGCCTGATGAAACCTGGTGTCCTAAGAAGTGTGGGGCCCTCAACCTCACCTTAGCCTCTATGTCATGTCTGTCAAGAGGACACGTAGCCATAAAGACTGTGCGGGTCCCTGAGGTGGGGGACCTGCGGACCCTGACAGAAGATCCACGTCTGGACCTGAAGATCATTCACCTGGTGAGAGACCCCAGAGCCATCCTTGCCTCACGCATGATGGCATTTTCAGACCAGTTCCGTGCCTGGAAAATATGGAACGTGACAGGACGGCAGCCTCGATATGTGGACCTGTCGCAGATCACCAGCACCTGTAAGGACATGGTGGCCTCTGCAGAAACAGGCCTGCAAAGACCGGCATGGCTGCGGGGACGCTACCTGCTGGTGCGGTACGAGGACCTGGCGTTCAACCCGAAGGACAAGGCCACTGAGATCTATAGATTTATGGGGCTGGAGATGGAGGACAGTGTGAGGATGTGGATTGCAAAGAACACCAACAGTAACGCTTCGTCTCCGTCTGAGTGGAACTACAGGTACTCCACCACAAGAGACTCCAGAGCCACAGCAGAGAGCTGGAGGCTACGTCTCGGATTTGACATTGTGAGGACTGTGCAGAATCTGTGCAATGACACTCTGGCTCTTCTGGGATACAAGCAGGTTCACTCTGCAACTGAACTCAGAAACTTGTCCCAGAGTTTGGTGGAACACAGAACCTTTCAACCAGTCACATGGTAG